TACAAACGCAACCAACCGCACACCTTGCTGCTGTTTCCCTTGCAGATGCCCTTTCCAAGACATTCCTTATATCAGAATGTCCATATTTTATTGCTCCAGCAAGGTCAGCATGGCCTGGCCTTGGAGAAAGAATTGGTTCTACTTTATCCCATTTTTCCCTCCAATTCTCCCAATCCCTATTTTTTATATTCATACATAATGGACTTCCTAGTGTATACCCCTTTCTTACCCCTCCTGTAATCTCTATTTCATCTTTTTCAATCTTCATCCTTCCTCCCCTTCCATAGCCCATCTGCCTTCTTGCTAATTGGCAATTTATCTTTTCCTTGTCTATAAAAAGCCCTGCTGGAAGGCCTTCAAGGATTACAGTTAAAGATGGACCGTGAGATTCACCTGCTGTTAAAAATCGTAGCATTTATTTTTCTTAAGATGAACTTTATTAAATCTTCAGCTAAGCCTATAACCTCTTGTGCATTCTCCTTAGTTAATAATGCATTTGGTTTATACCTTGCCTCGTTTCTTATCCTTAAAGCAATATTTAACTTATGACCTATCTCTAGTGCTACTTCGTTTGTTTTTATATATAGACGACCAAACAAAGTGACTACACCGCCATAACTTCCTGGTAGGTCATCTTGTTTTAAAAGGATGAGTGCCTTTGTTGCTAGCTCAGCAGAGTTGTATGCCGCATCTATTGCCAGACGTATCCTTTTTTTCTCTAAAACCTCTTTTGCTCCCTCCAGATATTCTTGTGAGAGCTCTGTTATATCCTTCATCGCCTCTCTTTTTATTTCTTCT
Above is a genomic segment from bacterium containing:
- a CDS encoding HEPN domain-containing protein; its protein translation is MSTRQKEEIKREAMKDITELSQEYLEGAKEVLEKKRIRLAIDAAYNSAELATKALILLKQDDLPGSYGGVVTLFGRLYIKTNEVALEIGHKLNIALRIRNEARYKPNALLTKENAQEVIGLAEDLIKFILRKINATIFNSR